CCGCTCACCTGGTACCGGTCGACGTCCAGCTTCTCCGGGAACGCGTAGAACGGCCGCAGCTGCTGGAACTGGGTGAACGTCTTGGAGATGACGGCCGGGTCGAGGAGCCGGACGTTGCCCACCGTCGCCTGGTCGTTCTTCAGCTCGTCCAGCGAGACGTTCTGCTTGCCCGCGTAGGGCACGCTCTCGACCTTGTCCTCGGTCAACCCGAAGGCCTGCCGGGTGGCGTCGATGCTGCGGCCGATGGGTTCGGCCTCCTTCTCGATGGCGTTCGGCTTCACCGAGAACTGCTCCAGCACCGCGGGCCACGCCGCGCCGACCAGGATCGAGGACAGCACCAGCAGCACGGTCGCGATCGCCGGCAGCTGCAGGTTGCGCAGCACCGCGCCCGCGAAGAACGCGATGGCGCAGAAGACCGCGATGAACAGCAGGATCAGCTTGGCGGGCAGCACCGCGTTGAGGTCGGTGTAGCTCGCGCCGTTGAACTTGCTGTTGCGCTCGGAGAACAGCAGCGTGTACCGGTCGAAGAAGTACGCGACCGCCTTGAGCAGGATGAACACGCCGGCCACGATCGCCAGGTGGGTGCGCGCGGGCCCGGACAGCTGCCCGCCGCGGCCCGCCAGCCGGATGCCGCCGAACAGGTAGTGCGCCACCACCGCGGCCACGAACGCGACGGCCGTGGCGATGAACAGCCACGACAGCAGCCAGGTGTAGAACGGCAGCTGGAAGGCGTAGAAGCCGATGTCGTGGCCGAACTCGGGGTCGCCCACGCCGAACGGGGTGGAGTTGAGGAACAGCTGGACGACCTGCCAGTCGGCCTGGGCCGAGGTGCCGGCGATGAGGCCGACGAGCACCGGCAGGCCGATGCCGAACAGCTTCATCCGCTTGCCGACCACCGCGCGGTAGCGGGCCACCGGGTCGTCGGGGCCGGACACCGGCACGAACACCGGCCGGGTGCGGTAGGAGAGGTACAGGTTCAGCGCGACGAGGCCGCCCACCAGCAGTCCGACGGCGAAGAACAACCCGAACCGGGTCGCGAGCACCGTGCCGTAGACGCTGCGGAAGCCGACCTCGCCGAACCAGAGCCAGTTGACGTAGGTGCCGAGCAGCCTTGAGCCGGTGATCAGACCGACCAGGAGCACCGCACCGACGATGAGCAGAATCCGGCTGCGACGGGACAGCCTGGGCAGTCCGACCGGGGGCCGTGTGGCCACGGGGCACGCTCCTGGATCGCGGTAGTGGCGTTTGCTGACGTTCTGTCCAACTCTACGGAGGCCGCTGAGGGTTCCCCGCCGGGTCGGTCGTTCTGATCTGATTGTCGGCTTCACCGGCGCGGATGCGACCATTGCGGGCGTGTCAGCCAGTGAAACGCCGCCCGTGGTGCTGCCCGCTGTCGCCCGCGAGGTCGAGGAGTTCGTGTCCACCGCCGGGTGGAACCAGCCGACCCAGCTGTTCGCGCTGGTCCCGACGTCGGAGCTGCTGGCCCAGCAGCCGGAGCTGGCGGGCCAGCTCGACCCGGAGACCTCGCCCCTGACCCCGATCGCGCAGGACTCGCTGCCGGACGACGAGCTGGACCGGGCGCTCGCCGGCATCGTCTGGCCCGACGTGGTGCGCGGGTGCGCGCTGGCGCAGGAGATCGTCGTGCTGCCGCCGGACGCCGAGGCCCAGCTCACCGAGCAGGAGCTGGACGACGAGGAGGCGCGCCGGTTCGCCGCCGAGCACCCCCAGCGCCGGGAGGCCCGGCTGGTGGCGGCGGTGCTGCGGGACGGCTCGGCGGCGTGCGTGCTGCGGCTGCGCGGCAGCGTGGACGTGCCCGAGGAGGTCGTGGCGCACCCCGAGCTCGCGCCGAACCTGACCAGGGCGCTGCTGGAGACGTTGAAGCCCTAGCAGCTCGGCGCGTCGCCGCCCTTGCTCAGGGACTCCAGGGACTGGACGGCGTCGTCCAGCTTCTCGACCCGGACCAGGCGCAGGCCCTCGGGGGCGTGCTGCTTGGCCTCGTCGCAGTTGCCGGCGGGCACGAGGAACACGGTGGCGCCGCCTTCGCGGGCGGCGACCATCTTGAACTGGATGCCGCCGATCCGGCCGACCTCGCCCCGGTCGTTGATCTCGCCGGTGCCCGCGACGGACTGGCCGCCGTTCAGCTCGCCCGGGGTGAGCTTGTCGACGATCGACAGCGCGAACAGCAGGCCCGCGGACGGGCCGCCGACGTCGCTCAGGCTGATCTTGATCTCGAACGGGACGTCCGCGCGGTCCAGCGGCAGCACGCCGAGGAAGCCCGTCTCCCGGCCCTCGGTGCGGCCGAGGGTGACGGTGGCGGTCTTGCGCTCGGTCCCGCGCTGGAACGTCAGCTCGACCGCGTCGCCGGGCTTGGTGCTCTCCAGCGCGGCGCGCACGTCGTCGGCACTGGCGATCGGCTTGCCGTTGACCTCCAGCAGCCGGTCGTCCGGCTCCAGGACGCTGTCGGCCGCGGTGTCCTTGGTGATCTCGGCGGCGACGACCTTCATCGGGTAGTCGAGGTAGCTCAGCGCGGCGACCTCGGCGCTGCTCTGCGAGTCCTTGAACGCCTTCACGTTCTGGTCGCGGACCTCCTGCTCCGACTCGCCGGGCCGGAAGAACTCCTCGCGCGGCGCGAGCGCGTACCGGCCGCTGATCCACAGGCCGAGCGCGCCGAACAGCGACACGTCGTCGGTGAGCGACACCGTCGTCATGGTGAGCCTGCCGCCGGTCGGGAACGTCTCCTGGCCATCGACCGAGACCACGTCGCCGCCGTCGACCTGGCCCAGCGTGTCGTAGGTCGGCCCGGGGCCGAGGGCGACGTAGGGCACCCGGGCGAACCCGCCGAGCAACCCGAGCGCCAGCACGACCGCGAGGCTGACCACGAGGGTCCACGTCCGCCGGGTGAGGCCGCGCCGAGGCGCGTGCGGTGGGGTCGGTGCCTGGTCCACGGCGGTGTCGGTGCCTTCGGTCACGCCCGACAGGGTACGACCACGGCGTCACGCTGCCGGCGAACCGGTCCCACGCGGGGTGCCCGTGCCGCGTACCGTGGACCCATGAGTGACCTGCCCTTCGGGTTCGGCCCGCAGGACCCCGACGACCGCAACCGCAAACCCGGGGACCAGGGGGAGAATCCCTTCGACTTCAACCAGCTCGGCGCGATGCTGAGCCAGCTCGGTGCGATGTTCAGCAACTCGGGCACGTCGTCCGGGCCGGTCAACTACGACCTGGCGAAGCAGATCGCCCTCCAGCAGCTCGCCGGCGCCGGCGGCCCGAGCATCGGGTTCACCCCGGACCAGAACAGCGCCGTGACCGACGCCGTGCACCTGGCGGAGATGTGGCTCGACCCGGTGACGGCGCTGCCCGCCGGCTCGCGCACGACGCAGGGCTGGAGCGCGCGCGACTGGGTGGAGCGCACGCTGCCGACGTGGCAGCGGCTGTGCGACCCGGTGGCCCGGCGCGTGTCCGGCGCCTGGGTCGAGGCGATGCCCGCCGAGGCGAAGGAGGCCGCCGGCCCGCTGCTGTCGATGCTCGGGCAGATGGGCGGCATGGCGTTCGGCTCGCAGCTGGGCGGCGCGCTGGCGCAGCTCGGCGCGGAGGTGCTGACCTCGACCGACGTCGGCCTGCCGCTCGGGCCCGAGGGCACCGCGGCGCTGCTGCCGGCGAACATCGAGAAGTTCACCGAGGGCCTGGAGCGGCCCGCCAGCGAGGTGCTGGTGTTCCTGGCCGCCCGCGAGGCGGCGCACCAGCGGCTGTTCAGCCACGTGCCGTGGCTGCGGCAGCGGCTGCTGGACACGGTGGAGGAGTTCGCCCGCGGCATCACCGTCGACACGTCGGCGCTGGAGCAGCTGGCCGGGCAGATCGACCCGGCGAACCCGGCGAGCATCGAAGAGGCGATGAAGTCGGGGATGCTCGAACCCCAGACCACGCCCGAGCAGAAGGCCGCGCTGACCCGCCTGGAGACGCTGCTGGCCCTGGTCGAGGGCTGGGTGGACGTGGTGGTGAACGAGGCGGTCGGCGAGCGGCTGCCCGGCGCCGAGGCGCTGCGGGAGACGCTGCGCAGGCGGCGCGCGTCCGGCGGTCCGGCGGAGCAGACGTTCGCCACGCTGGTCGGCCTGGAGCTGCGGCCGCGCCGGCACCGCTCGGCGGCGGCGCTGTGGAAGCTGCTGACCGACCAGCACGGCGTCGAGCAGCGGGACGGCGTGTGGGACCACCCCGACCTGGTGCCCACGGCGGAGGACCTGGACGACCCGATGGAGTTCGCCGAGCGGTTCGGCCGGACGCGCAAGGCGCTGGAAGACCCGATGGCCGAGCTGGAGCGGACGCTCCGCGCGGAGGACGGCGAGGGCGCGGAGACCGACAAGGGTTCGGACGACAAGGGCCCGGAGGGCAAGACCGGGGAGTAGGCCCCGGTCAGTCCTCCTCGGTGATCCCCAGGCCCGCCGCGGCCGAGATGCCCTCCAGGTACCCGATGGCCCGCTCGGCCTTCGGGTACCTGTGCACGAGCAGCCAGAAGTCCTTGCCGTGGCCGGGCACGGTCAGGTGCGCCAGCTCGTGCACCAGCACGTAGTCGAGCACCCACGCGGGCACGTCGCGCAGCCGTTCGCTGATCCGGATCGTGCCCTCGCTCGGCGTGCACGACGCCCACCTCGTGCGCATCGGCGGCACCCACCGCACGCTGCTCGGCAGCACGCCGTCCAGGTACTTCCCGGCCAGCTCCTCGCACCGGGCCAGCAGGGCGGCGTCGGACGTGCGCGTCGGCGAGCGCCGGCGGGTCTCGCTGCGCTGCAGGCGGCTCAGCATCTCCGCCACCCAGTGCTTCTCCTCGCTCTTGCTCATGCGGGCCGGCAGCAGGACCACGACCGTGTCCCCCTCGCGGTACGCGCTCACCATGCGACGGCGCCGGGCGCTGCGCCGCACCTCCACCTGCGGTTCGGGCATGGCGTTCACGGTAAGGCCAGGGACCGACAATCCGCGGCGGCCAAGCGGCGGTCCGTGCGGGGGCGTGCCGGAAGGTTCCTCCGAAAGGCGGCTGGACACGCTCGACGCGGCGTGCAGCGGAGGCGCGTTCCCGGAGGTAGCGTTCAGCGCAACCCCCGAGTGTGGCGCAGATCGCCCCGCACTCTCGAAACAAGGGAGGAAGCCGTGGCCGAGACCTACAACGGCTACTGCGTCAAGTGCCGTGAGAAGCGGGACTTCACGGGCGAGGTGCACGAGAGCAACAACCGCAGGATGGCCAAGGGCAAGTGCCCGGTCTGCGGTACCACGGTGACCCGGATCCTCGGCAAGGCGAAGGTCTGATCGCGGGCGGGTGGCCGGGCTCCCGGAGTGCGCGCCCGGCCGCCCGTCAAGCCCCCGATGGTCCCCTGTGGACAAATCCGAAGCCTGTGGACAGGCATTTTGCCGTTCCGGCCGACGCGGGCAGGCTGCCGGTGTGGACCTACCCAACCGCCCGAGGGTGTTGCCCGGGCTGCCGCTGCTGCGCCGCCGGGACGACGTGGTGCAGATCGGGACCGACCCCCGGCACGCCATGCTGGTCGAGGACGTGCCCGAGCCCATGGCGTCCGCCCTGCTCGACCTCAACGGCGAGCACACCCTCTCCGACCTGCGTGAACGCCTCGCCGGGCACGGCGATCAGGCGGCCGAGTTCACCGGTGTGCTGCACGGGCTGGCGCAGGCCGGGCTGGTCGAGGAGTCCGTGCCGGCGCCGCACCCCCGGCTGGTCGCCGAGGTGACCGGGTGGGCGCTGCGGACCCGTCGCCGCGCCGTGGGGCTGCCCGCCGCCCGTGCCGCCGCGTCCGTCGTCGTGCACGGTGAAGGCCGGCTCGCCGTGACGGTCGCCGCCCTCCTGGCCGCCTCTGGAGTGGCACACGTTCGGGTGGTAGCGCGTGGCCGGGTCGGGCCTGAGGACACCGGATCGGGTTACACCGAGGCGGACGTCGGCAGGCCGCGCGCGGAGGCGGCCCGGGACGCCGTGCGGCGGGCGTGCCCGACCGTGCGGCCGGTGGGGCGCGGCGTGGACCTGGTGGTGCTGGCCGACGCGCTGGTGCCCGCCCCGGAGCTGCTGCACCAGCTCGTCGCCGACGGCACGCCGCACCTGGCCGTGCGGGTGCGGGAGGGGCTCGGCGTGGTGGGGCCGCTCGTCGTGCCTGGTCGGAGCAGCTGCCTGAGGTGCGCGGACCGGCACCGGGCCGACGCGGACCCGGCGTGGCCGCTGATCGCCGCGCAGCTGGTCGACCGGGCGCAGCAGGCCGACCTGGCCACCGTCACGGCCACCGCCGGGGTCGCCGTCGGGCAGGCGCTGCTGGCGCTCGACCGCTCGGAACCCGCCGTGACCAGGCCGCCGACCTGGGACGCGACGCTGGAGGTGGACGCGTTCACCGGGGTGGTCGAGCACCGGATCGCGCCGGTGCACCCGCGCTGCGAGTGCCGTCACGCGAGGTGAACCACCCTCAGGGTGGGCTGTGTAGGTTCTGTGGGAGAGGCGTGAACCACTGCGAACACGTGAACCGGCGGAGGAGAATCACCGGGTGAGCGAGATCCCGCGCAAGGCCGTGCAGCGCACCGCCAAGCTGGCCAGCCTCCCGCTCGGGGTGGCCGGCCGGGTGGTGGGCGGCTGGGGCAAGCGCTTGGCAGGCCGCAGCTCCGAGGAGGTCAGCGCCGAGGTGTCGGCGAAGACCGCGGAGCAGGTGTTCGCGGTGCTCGGGCAGCTCAAGGGCGGCGCGATGAAGTTCGGCCAGGCCCTGAGCGTGTTCGAGGCGGCGGTGCCGGACGAGCTGGCCGAGCCGTACCGCGAGGCGTTGACCAAGCTCCAGACCGCCGCGCCGCCGATGCCCGCGCGCACCGTGCACCGGGTGCTGGCCGAGCAGCTGGGCTCGGGGTGGGCGAAGCGGTTCACGTCGTTCGACGACTCCCCCGCCGCGTCGGCGAGCATCGGGCAGGTGCACCGGGCGGTGTGGCACGACGGCCGCGACGTGGCGGTCAAGGTGCAGTACCCCGGCGCCGACGAGGCGTTGCAGAGCGACCTGAACACCCTGCTGCGGTTCAGCCGGGTGCTGCAGGCGGTCGTGCCGGGCGCCGAGGTCAAGCCGCTGCTGGAGGAGCTGCGCGACCGGTACCTGGAGGAGCTGGACTACCGGACCGAGGCGACCAACCAGCGGGTGTTCGCCAAGGCGTTCGACGGCGACGACCGGGTGCTGGTGCCGCGGGTGGTGGCCAGCTCGCCGAAGGTCATGGTGACCGAGTGGACCGACGGGACGCCGCTGTCGAAGATCATCCGCGAGGGTGGGCGGGACGAGCGCGACCTGGCCGGGCAGCTGCTGTCGGAGTTCCACTTCTCCGCGCCCAGCCGGTCCGGGCTGCTGCACGCCGACCCGCACCCCGGCAACTTCATGCTCGGCGCGGACGGCCGGTTGCGCGTGCTCGACTTCGGCGCCGTCGCCCGGCTGCCGGAGGGGCTGCCCAGGACGCTCGGCCTGATGACCAGGCTGGCGCTCGACGGCCGGTCCAACGACCTGGTGGAACTGCTCCGGTCCGAGCACTTCATCCGGCCGGGGACGGAGCTGCGCGAGGAGGACGTGCTGAACTACCTGGCGCCGTTCGTCGAGCCGCTGCGGGCGGAGACGTTCCACTTCACCCGCCGGTGGCTGCAGCAGCAGGCCGAGCGCGTCGGCGACCTCCGCAGCCCGGACTCGCAGACCGGCAGGTCGCTGAACCTGCCCCCGCAGTACCTGCTCATCCACAGGGTGACGCTCGGCGCGACCGGCATCCTCTGCCAGCTCGACGCGAACGTGCGGGCCAGGGCCATCGTCGCCCGCTGGCAACCGGGCTTCGACGACTGAGTTGTCCACAGCCCGCCCACTTGTCCACAGATCACGAACACCCCGTGGCAGTCTTCCGGCGCCCGCCGGAGGATCGACCCCATGACCCCAGTGATCAAAGCGTCGGACCTGAAGGCCGCGGGCGTGCCCGCCCACGTCATCGACCTGAAGTGCCGCCCCGGCGGCCCCTGGCAGCGCATCCTGCCGGGCGTCCTCCTGCTCGGCGCCGCGCCGCCGACCCGTGACCAGCGCCTGCGCGCGGCCCTGGCCTACGCGGGCCCCCGCGCCGTGGTGACCGGCATCGACGCGCTGCGGGCCCACGGTTTGCGGTCACTACCGCCCCCGCCCCGCATACACCTGCTCCAACCGGCCGCCACCCGCCGCTCGTGCCCCGACCACGTGCTGGTGGAGCGCACCACCAGACCACCGGCCGTGGTCCGGCGATCCGGCCTGCCCCTGGCCGAACCGACCCGTGCCGTCCTCGACGCCGCCCGCCACGAGCCGGACGCCCTGCGCCAGCACCACCTGCTCGCCACCGCGGTGCGCGAGGGCCTGTGCACCGTCCGGGGGCTGACGGCGGAGCTGAACGCGGGCAGCAAACGCGGCACCGCGACGCCGAGATCGGCCCTGAAGCTCCTCTCCACCCTCCTCCGCCAACCACAACCGCCGACCACAAGCGCCGACCGACCGCCACCACTGACCACAGCCCCTGCCCGCCTCCGCTGACCTCCACCACTGACCGCCACCACTGACCGCCGCGCAGTCGTCCGCCCACAGCAGCACCCGGCACGCGCCAGTGCGCCAGCATCGCCCCGAGCACCCGCCACCGCGCACCCGCCACCAGGCACCCGCCACCGGCCACCGGGCACCGGGCACCCCGAGCCCACGCCCCACACCCACCCGACCCGGCTTGGCTCACCCCTGCTCGGCCCGCCCCGACCTGGTCCCGACTCGCCCCCGGAACCGGCCTCAACCAGACCAGTACTCCGAAGGGAGCTTGCCCTCGATGTCCCGCACGTGCGCCCGCGCGCACACGTGGCACAACCACTGGTCGACCCCGCGCTCCCGCTCCCGCACCCAGGCCAGCAGCTGGGCCGGGTCCGTGACGGACGACCGAGTCCGCCCGCAGCGGGCGCACACCTCGCTCACGGCTTGCGACCGAGGTGGACGGTGTTGGCCGTCAGCAGGAACACGTCATCGCGCAACCCCAGGAAGGAGGGGTCCTGTGGATCGAGCAGCTTCCTGACCGTGCGCCGGTCGGCGGGGTGGAGCAGGTCGCCGGCGACCTGCTCGTGCCACTTCAGCTGGTCCACCGCCCAGTCGCGCACCGCCTGCCCCGGCGGCGCCGGGTGGTCGACCAGGTAGCTGAACGCGGTCACGTCCACCAGTCCGGCGTCGGCGAGCACGGTGTTCCAGCCGCCGGGCATCCGGGTCTCGCCCCCGGTGTCCTCCCGCATCCGCGAGAACCACTGGGCGCGCGCCGCGGTCAGCCGGTTCTGCAACCCGGGCTCACCGATCCCGAGGTCGAACGGCAGGAACTTGCCGTCCAGCCCGCCCTCGGCGAGCGCCAGCCAACCGCCGGGCACCAGGGCCTCGGCCAACCCGAACACAGCCGCACGTTGATCAGGGAGGTGGTGCACGACGTTCGACGCCCACACCAAGTGGGCCGGCCCGGCGATCCCGACCGGCCGCTCGGTCGCGAGGTCGGCGAGCACCGGCCGGACGCGCACGGTCGCCGTGGTGGTGTCCGCCTCGTAGCTGGCCGCGGCACGGGCCGCGCCGGCGGCGGCGTCCAGCAGCTCGGGCGTGGCGTCGACCAGGACGACGGTGCCACCGCCCCGGGCGGTCAGCGCCTCGACCAGGGCCACGCTCATCCCGCCGGAACCGCTGCCGACGTCGAGCACGGTCGGGTTGTCGGGCAGGGTGCGCACGAGTCTGCGCGCGACCACGCGCCGCGCCTCGGCGTCCAGCTCGTCGACCTGCCGCAGCGAGGTCAGCCGGGACGCCCAGTCGATGCCGTCATGGGTGTGGGCGTGGGTGTGGGCGTGGGCATGGTGGTGAGAGTGAGCGGCCACACGCCGAACCGTACCTACGGGATGTCGGACCTTCCCACCGGAACACCCCTCGGCCGACCGCGAGCGGGTACGCCGAGGCCCGCCGGCCCCGTCATGGGACGGGAGCGGCGGGCCGGGGCGTGCATCAGAGCGCGTGGGCCTTCAGGGCCGCCCTGCGCTGGGCCCATCCGGCCAGCCGACGCCACCTGCGGGCGACGACGAGCCGGTGGGCCAGCCGATGCTGTCGCGCGAATATCTCCGCGTCATGCATTCGGGATCTGGCGAGGTTTTCTTCGAGCAGCATGGGGTTCCCCTTGGGGTTGGCTTCGATGAGCATCGCTTCGTCTGCGGTCGATCGGTACGTGGTCACGCGGCGGCCTCCTGGTCGTTAGCCCCCCGGACAACGGTCGCGGCGGGCGCCGCGGGAACAACGGGTGCTGCGTCCTTGCGCGGGCGCCCACGGGGACGCTTCCGCGCGATCACAGCTCCGCGCTCGAAGATCTCGCCGCCCCAGACCCCCCAGGGCTCGTGGCGAGCGATCGCACCGGCCAGGCACTCCGCGATGACCGGACAGGTGGCGCAGAACCGCTTCGCCTCCTCCAGCTCCGCCGGCGCGTCGGCGAACCACAGGTCCGGGTTGTTGGTGCGGCAAGGAAGTTCCAAGCCGGCGTCGGGCGCGGTGTCGATCAAGGTGGCGACACCCGCTCCGGCGAGCTCCGACTCGGTGGACAACGTCCCGTTTATGGGGACGGTCGCGGTCAACATCAGGTGGACTCCTGTCAAGGGTCTTGCACGGGGTATTTGTCGTGCGCACTTGCGGTCTTGCGGCAAAACGGGTGTGAACAGCACGAAGGCCGCGGATCCGGTTACGGGTCCGCGGCCTTCGTGAGCTGGTGGCCTGACTACGAGGTGGTCAGGTACTTCGCTCTTGCGCGGACGGCGCAACGTTCTGAGTCGGGACAACGGTCGGCGCGTACGGCGCCGGCACCTGGATCAGCTGAACTCGCTCGACGCCCCGCATGAAGGCGTGGCGATCGCGGGCAGACTTCTCCCACGAGAGGTGAGCGGCGCCGGAAACCAGTCGCACCCCGGTCATCAGGTCACCGGGAGTGCGGAGGCACTTGATGATTGCGTCCACGACCGGTCACCTCCTCGGGTGCTCTTGACTCGACTGCCAGCTCTAGCTCTGAATCCCCAGCGGGCGCTTCGCGCCCGGCCTCAGCAGGTTATGACCCCGCGCAGGACGGGTGCAACTGCTTTTTCCAAATACCTGTCGATCGGGTGAGATTTCTGCGTTTGCCCTGCACAGAGGGG
This genomic window from Saccharothrix sp. HUAS TT1 contains:
- a CDS encoding PPA1309 family protein; amino-acid sequence: MAGVSASETPPVVLPAVAREVEEFVSTAGWNQPTQLFALVPTSELLAQQPELAGQLDPETSPLTPIAQDSLPDDELDRALAGIVWPDVVRGCALAQEIVVLPPDAEAQLTEQELDDEEARRFAAEHPQRREARLVAAVLRDGSAACVLRLRGSVDVPEEVVAHPELAPNLTRALLETLKP
- a CDS encoding PDZ domain-containing protein, which produces MTEGTDTAVDQAPTPPHAPRRGLTRRTWTLVVSLAVVLALGLLGGFARVPYVALGPGPTYDTLGQVDGGDVVSVDGQETFPTGGRLTMTTVSLTDDVSLFGALGLWISGRYALAPREEFFRPGESEQEVRDQNVKAFKDSQSSAEVAALSYLDYPMKVVAAEITKDTAADSVLEPDDRLLEVNGKPIASADDVRAALESTKPGDAVELTFQRGTERKTATVTLGRTEGRETGFLGVLPLDRADVPFEIKISLSDVGGPSAGLLFALSIVDKLTPGELNGGQSVAGTGEINDRGEVGRIGGIQFKMVAAREGGATVFLVPAGNCDEAKQHAPEGLRLVRVEKLDDAVQSLESLSKGGDAPSC
- a CDS encoding zinc-dependent metalloprotease — protein: MSDLPFGFGPQDPDDRNRKPGDQGENPFDFNQLGAMLSQLGAMFSNSGTSSGPVNYDLAKQIALQQLAGAGGPSIGFTPDQNSAVTDAVHLAEMWLDPVTALPAGSRTTQGWSARDWVERTLPTWQRLCDPVARRVSGAWVEAMPAEAKEAAGPLLSMLGQMGGMAFGSQLGGALAQLGAEVLTSTDVGLPLGPEGTAALLPANIEKFTEGLERPASEVLVFLAAREAAHQRLFSHVPWLRQRLLDTVEEFARGITVDTSALEQLAGQIDPANPASIEEAMKSGMLEPQTTPEQKAALTRLETLLALVEGWVDVVVNEAVGERLPGAEALRETLRRRRASGGPAEQTFATLVGLELRPRRHRSAAALWKLLTDQHGVEQRDGVWDHPDLVPTAEDLDDPMEFAERFGRTRKALEDPMAELERTLRAEDGEGAETDKGSDDKGPEGKTGE
- a CDS encoding M48 family metallopeptidase encodes the protein MPEPQVEVRRSARRRRMVSAYREGDTVVVLLPARMSKSEEKHWVAEMLSRLQRSETRRRSPTRTSDAALLARCEELAGKYLDGVLPSSVRWVPPMRTRWASCTPSEGTIRISERLRDVPAWVLDYVLVHELAHLTVPGHGKDFWLLVHRYPKAERAIGYLEGISAAAGLGITEED
- a CDS encoding DUF5679 domain-containing protein, which translates into the protein MAETYNGYCVKCREKRDFTGEVHESNNRRMAKGKCPVCGTTVTRILGKAKV
- a CDS encoding ThiF family adenylyltransferase, coding for MDLPNRPRVLPGLPLLRRRDDVVQIGTDPRHAMLVEDVPEPMASALLDLNGEHTLSDLRERLAGHGDQAAEFTGVLHGLAQAGLVEESVPAPHPRLVAEVTGWALRTRRRAVGLPAARAAASVVVHGEGRLAVTVAALLAASGVAHVRVVARGRVGPEDTGSGYTEADVGRPRAEAARDAVRRACPTVRPVGRGVDLVVLADALVPAPELLHQLVADGTPHLAVRVREGLGVVGPLVVPGRSSCLRCADRHRADADPAWPLIAAQLVDRAQQADLATVTATAGVAVGQALLALDRSEPAVTRPPTWDATLEVDAFTGVVEHRIAPVHPRCECRHAR
- a CDS encoding ABC1 kinase family protein; protein product: MSEIPRKAVQRTAKLASLPLGVAGRVVGGWGKRLAGRSSEEVSAEVSAKTAEQVFAVLGQLKGGAMKFGQALSVFEAAVPDELAEPYREALTKLQTAAPPMPARTVHRVLAEQLGSGWAKRFTSFDDSPAASASIGQVHRAVWHDGRDVAVKVQYPGADEALQSDLNTLLRFSRVLQAVVPGAEVKPLLEELRDRYLEELDYRTEATNQRVFAKAFDGDDRVLVPRVVASSPKVMVTEWTDGTPLSKIIREGGRDERDLAGQLLSEFHFSAPSRSGLLHADPHPGNFMLGADGRLRVLDFGAVARLPEGLPRTLGLMTRLALDGRSNDLVELLRSEHFIRPGTELREEDVLNYLAPFVEPLRAETFHFTRRWLQQQAERVGDLRSPDSQTGRSLNLPPQYLLIHRVTLGATGILCQLDANVRARAIVARWQPGFDD
- a CDS encoding trans-aconitate 2-methyltransferase encodes the protein MAAHSHHHAHAHTHAHTHDGIDWASRLTSLRQVDELDAEARRVVARRLVRTLPDNPTVLDVGSGSGGMSVALVEALTARGGGTVVLVDATPELLDAAAGAARAAASYEADTTTATVRVRPVLADLATERPVGIAGPAHLVWASNVVHHLPDQRAAVFGLAEALVPGGWLALAEGGLDGKFLPFDLGIGEPGLQNRLTAARAQWFSRMREDTGGETRMPGGWNTVLADAGLVDVTAFSYLVDHPAPPGQAVRDWAVDQLKWHEQVAGDLLHPADRRTVRKLLDPQDPSFLGLRDDVFLLTANTVHLGRKP
- a CDS encoding WhiB family transcriptional regulator is translated as MLTATVPINGTLSTESELAGAGVATLIDTAPDAGLELPCRTNNPDLWFADAPAELEEAKRFCATCPVIAECLAGAIARHEPWGVWGGEIFERGAVIARKRPRGRPRKDAAPVVPAAPAATVVRGANDQEAAA